In the genome of Ignavibacteriales bacterium, one region contains:
- a CDS encoding citrate lyase subunit alpha (citrate-ACP transferase, the alpha subunit catalyzes the formation of (3S)-citryl-CoA from acetyl-CoA and citrate), whose amino-acid sequence MKLIKNAAGRLVPDEVNGQQQIPFKGVNKYKPTGVKAIRHGGQIRSCMDYPSDGNKVVKDLKTALKKAGLKDGMTISTHHHLRNGDAVTNMLFDAVKEMGIKNIRWFPSASFPVHSHLIKYLEDGTIHHIEGSMNGPLGKFTSEGKMNGVGVLRSHGGRYQSLQDGEVHVDIAVLLAPTADPFGNATGDRGKSACGLIGFGLGDSEYAHRTIIVTDNLVPFPCVPWQIQGNNVDFVVEVESLGDPSKIVSGTTEVTKSPDRLLIAEYVADFIEAAGIMKEGFSLQAGAGGTNLAFVLFLKEKMKAKGVKARFMRGGSTKYLVEMLEEGLTDYILDGQTFDLEGVRSMRENTNHVNTSPFTSYNFHGKGNFASIVDTAVLGATEVDVKFNANVVTHSDGYLLHGIGGWQNCLYSKCTILAIPSFRDRIPVIVDEVTTLCGPGELIDVIITERGIAINPLRKDLLKAVKASSLPIKDIKQIKKEVDEICGGAPAKPQVNKDKVVAIIKWVDGTVLDSVFQVVK is encoded by the coding sequence ATGAAACTAATAAAAAACGCAGCAGGAAGATTAGTCCCCGACGAAGTAAACGGACAACAACAAATTCCATTTAAAGGTGTAAACAAATACAAACCAACAGGAGTGAAGGCGATCCGCCACGGCGGACAAATCCGTTCGTGTATGGATTATCCTTCCGATGGAAATAAAGTTGTTAAGGATTTAAAGACAGCCTTAAAAAAAGCCGGGCTGAAAGACGGAATGACGATTTCAACTCATCATCACTTACGTAATGGTGATGCAGTTACAAATATGTTATTTGATGCGGTTAAAGAAATGGGAATAAAAAATATTCGCTGGTTCCCTTCCGCAAGTTTTCCTGTTCATTCACACTTAATAAAATATCTTGAAGACGGAACTATTCATCACATCGAAGGAAGTATGAACGGACCGCTCGGTAAATTCACATCCGAAGGAAAGATGAATGGTGTTGGTGTTCTTCGTTCACACGGCGGAAGATACCAGTCGCTACAGGATGGTGAGGTTCATGTTGATATAGCGGTTTTACTTGCGCCAACAGCCGATCCATTCGGTAACGCAACTGGTGACCGCGGTAAATCTGCATGCGGACTTATAGGATTCGGATTAGGCGATTCAGAATATGCTCACAGAACAATTATCGTGACAGATAATCTTGTGCCCTTCCCTTGTGTTCCATGGCAGATACAGGGCAACAACGTTGACTTTGTTGTTGAAGTTGAATCACTCGGTGATCCGTCAAAAATTGTCTCCGGTACAACAGAAGTAACCAAATCACCTGATCGTTTACTTATCGCTGAATATGTCGCCGACTTTATCGAAGCAGCAGGAATTATGAAAGAAGGATTTTCCCTACAAGCCGGCGCTGGCGGAACCAATCTTGCATTCGTACTTTTCTTAAAAGAAAAAATGAAAGCTAAAGGTGTAAAAGCACGATTTATGCGCGGCGGTAGTACAAAGTACCTTGTTGAAATGCTTGAAGAAGGATTGACCGATTACATTCTTGACGGACAAACTTTCGACCTTGAAGGCGTAAGAAGTATGCGGGAGAATACGAATCACGTTAACACTTCACCTTTTACAAGTTATAATTTTCATGGCAAAGGAAATTTTGCATCGATAGTGGATACTGCGGTGCTTGGTGCGACAGAAGTCGATGTAAAGTTTAATGCAAATGTTGTTACGCACTCTGATGGTTATTTACTCCACGGTATCGGCGGTTGGCAGAATTGTCTTTATTCAAAATGTACAATACTTGCGATACCTTCTTTCAGAGATCGTATTCCTGTCATTGTTGATGAAGTCACGACACTTTGCGGTCCGGGAGAATTAATTGATGTTATTATCACCGAACGCGGCATTGCAATTAATCCTTTGAGAAAAGATTTATTGAAAGCTGTTAAAGCTTCATCACTTCCGATAAAAGATATAAAGCAAATCAAAAAAGAAGTTGATGAAATCTGCGGCGGCGCTCCGGCAAAGCCTCAAGTTAATAAAGATAAAGTTGTTGCAATAATAAAATGGGTTGATGGGACTGTGTTAGACTCGGTTTTCCAGG
- a CDS encoding HpcH/HpaI aldolase/citrate lyase family protein, translating into MNANKKSSAGKRGDSVRSDCYFEIELKNSGGIKIDLKSKVESMYGESTRQMILDMSKFFGIKDAKILLEDNGALPFVLAARFELAVKRLFPDNKKEYLFPLLEQNKYSTKKDQLRRSRLYLPGDEPKFFVNAGLHSPDGIILDLEDSVAPIEKDAAQLLVRNALRSVDFYGAERMVRINQLPKGLDDLKYIIPNNVNVILVPKCESAEQIHQLEKEVEKLKKQYKVTNDIYFMPIIESALGVIKAFEIASASKNNCALAIGLEDYTADIGTQRTNEGRESLFARQMLVNAAKAAGIQAIDTVFSDVSDMDALRQSVIEAKSLGFEGKGCIHPRQIKVVHEAFAPTKDEIEKAKKIVLAFEEAEKKGLGVVALGSKMIDPPVVKRAIRIIELAITNSLLDKNWRKEK; encoded by the coding sequence ATGAATGCAAATAAAAAATCCTCCGCAGGCAAACGAGGCGATTCAGTCCGCTCCGATTGCTATTTCGAAATTGAACTGAAAAATTCAGGCGGGATAAAAATCGACCTGAAAAGTAAAGTAGAGTCTATGTATGGAGAATCAACTCGTCAAATGATTCTTGATATGTCAAAATTCTTTGGAATAAAAGATGCAAAGATTCTGCTTGAAGATAACGGCGCACTACCATTCGTACTCGCTGCCCGGTTTGAACTCGCTGTTAAAAGATTATTCCCTGATAATAAAAAGGAATACCTGTTTCCATTGCTTGAACAAAATAAATATTCAACAAAAAAAGATCAGCTAAGAAGAAGCAGACTTTACCTTCCGGGAGATGAACCTAAGTTTTTTGTAAATGCAGGACTTCATTCACCCGATGGAATAATCTTAGACCTTGAAGACAGCGTTGCCCCGATTGAAAAAGATGCCGCACAACTATTAGTGCGTAATGCTTTACGTTCTGTAGATTTTTATGGCGCCGAAAGAATGGTTCGTATTAATCAGCTGCCAAAAGGATTGGATGACTTAAAGTACATCATTCCTAACAATGTTAATGTTATACTTGTTCCAAAGTGTGAATCTGCTGAACAAATTCATCAACTTGAAAAAGAAGTTGAGAAACTGAAGAAGCAATACAAAGTGACAAATGATATTTACTTCATGCCGATTATTGAAAGTGCGCTTGGTGTTATTAAAGCTTTTGAGATTGCTTCTGCATCAAAAAATAATTGCGCGCTTGCAATAGGACTTGAAGATTACACAGCCGACATCGGAACACAAAGAACTAACGAAGGACGTGAAAGTCTTTTTGCAAGGCAGATGCTTGTGAACGCCGCTAAAGCCGCCGGCATACAAGCTATCGATACAGTCTTCTCTGATGTTTCCGATATGGATGCACTTCGTCAAAGTGTTATTGAAGCAAAGTCACTTGGCTTTGAAGGCAAAGGCTGTATTCATCCAAGACAAATAAAAGTTGTTCACGAAGCATTCGCTCCTACCAAAGATGAAATTGAAAAAGCAAAAAAGATTGTTCTGGCATTTGAAGAAGCTGAAAAAAAAGGTTTGGGTGTTGTTGCACTTGGAAGCAAGATGATTGACCCGCCCGTGGTTAAGCGTGCGATTAGAATTATTGAATTAGCAATCACAAATAGTTTGTTAGATAAAAATTGGAGAAAAGAAAAATAG
- a CDS encoding Txe/YoeB family addiction module toxin, producing MTKSLEVIWSPESLKQITKLKKVKSGLLTNQYFDKVILLIEDIKATPFKGLGKPEHLKHKIPPCWSRRINKKDRLVYRIKNNQIEIISIIGHYNEL from the coding sequence TTGACAAAAAGTTTAGAAGTTATCTGGTCACCGGAATCACTTAAGCAAATTACAAAACTTAAAAAGGTTAAATCGGGCTTACTCACAAATCAGTATTTTGATAAAGTCATTTTATTAATCGAAGATATAAAAGCCACTCCATTCAAGGGTTTGGGAAAACCTGAACATTTAAAACATAAAATACCTCCTTGCTGGTCTCGCCGAATAAATAAAAAAGATCGCCTTGTGTATAGAATTAAAAATAATCAGATTGAAATTATTTCAATTATAGGACATTACAACGAATTATGA
- a CDS encoding type II toxin-antitoxin system prevent-host-death family antitoxin yields MQAIIYTEARNKLNKIIDKVHENSEPYLIVGTKGRKDTVLISKEDYDNIIENLYILSNPKWVKSIKKGLRELDEGKGKKLSIKDVMGR; encoded by the coding sequence ATGCAAGCAATTATTTATACAGAAGCTCGAAATAAACTGAATAAGATTATCGATAAGGTTCATGAAAACAGCGAACCTTATCTGATTGTCGGTACTAAAGGTAGAAAAGATACTGTCCTTATTTCGAAAGAAGACTATGACAACATAATTGAGAACTTATATATACTTAGCAATCCTAAGTGGGTAAAGAGTATAAAAAAAGGTCTAAGGGAACTCGATGAAGGTAAAGGGAAAAAACTAAGTATTAAAGATGTAATGGGTAGATAG
- a CDS encoding MmgE/PrpD family protein, protein MNKSISRTISEFAVNLQYKDLPKEVIHEVKRYLYDSFGCAFGGYHTKDVKILRDLYKEMGGKPESTVIGFGDKIPAVNSALVNALMIRALDFNDIYWKEDPSHPSDIIPAALSTAEMVGASMEEVITAVVLAYEFEQRLCEFAVPGIRERKWHHATLTQFVSPVVAGKILGLTVDQMVNAIGISGSHNHTIGCPTAGKLTMMKNTVDPMATQAGVFAALMAQKGYSGTEAVFEGKEGFMDCFLGYNVKEQKVDPLSMKGRDGVSEWKWNLDKLIGGLGDSYKILECSMKAFPTEALTHTHLSATLKVVTKNNISYDQIESVTLTTLAQAYDILFDPHKYRPESRETADHSLPYCIAAALVDHKVTTQSFSDEKLKDPRIWEVIDRIKGEPSIEFEKMFPAKQPSKVVVKTKDGREFSEYLEYPKGDPREPMTMEDLDNKFEALSSQLLVTGRRKEIKEAIFSAELMTAKEFMKKMIV, encoded by the coding sequence ATGAACAAATCAATCTCAAGAACAATATCAGAATTTGCAGTTAACCTTCAGTACAAAGATCTGCCAAAAGAAGTTATACACGAAGTTAAAAGATACCTTTACGACTCATTCGGATGTGCGTTTGGTGGATATCACACTAAAGATGTAAAAATTCTGAGAGACCTTTACAAAGAAATGGGCGGCAAACCTGAGTCAACTGTTATAGGGTTTGGCGATAAAATCCCTGCAGTTAACTCAGCGTTAGTTAATGCGTTAATGATACGCGCATTAGACTTCAATGACATTTACTGGAAAGAAGATCCATCACATCCATCTGATATAATTCCTGCAGCATTATCAACTGCTGAAATGGTTGGTGCATCTATGGAAGAAGTTATAACTGCAGTAGTGCTTGCGTATGAATTTGAACAGAGACTTTGTGAGTTTGCAGTTCCGGGAATACGTGAACGTAAATGGCATCACGCAACATTAACCCAGTTTGTTTCACCTGTTGTCGCAGGAAAAATTCTCGGACTAACTGTTGATCAGATGGTAAACGCAATTGGTATTAGCGGAAGTCACAATCATACGATCGGCTGCCCTACTGCTGGTAAACTTACAATGATGAAAAATACAGTTGACCCGATGGCAACTCAAGCCGGAGTATTTGCCGCGCTGATGGCTCAGAAAGGATATTCAGGAACTGAAGCAGTGTTTGAAGGCAAAGAAGGTTTTATGGATTGCTTCCTTGGTTACAACGTTAAAGAACAAAAAGTCGATCCACTCAGTATGAAAGGTCGTGATGGAGTTTCAGAATGGAAGTGGAATCTTGATAAACTCATCGGCGGACTTGGCGATTCATACAAAATTTTAGAATGCAGTATGAAAGCTTTTCCTACTGAAGCATTAACACACACACATCTTTCTGCAACATTAAAAGTTGTAACAAAAAATAATATCAGTTATGATCAGATTGAGTCCGTAACACTAACTACTTTAGCCCAGGCTTATGATATACTTTTTGATCCACACAAGTACAGACCGGAGTCAAGAGAAACGGCGGACCATTCACTTCCCTACTGTATTGCCGCTGCATTGGTAGATCATAAAGTTACGACGCAATCATTCTCGGATGAAAAATTAAAAGACCCGAGAATCTGGGAAGTGATTGACAGAATAAAGGGTGAACCATCAATTGAATTTGAAAAAATGTTCCCAGCCAAACAGCCGAGTAAAGTTGTTGTAAAAACAAAGGACGGAAGAGAATTTTCAGAATACCTTGAATATCCAAAAGGCGACCCAAGAGAACCAATGACAATGGAAGATCTTGATAATAAATTTGAAGCATTATCCTCTCAGCTCTTAGTAACTGGCAGAAGAAAAGAAATTAAGGAAGCAATTTTCAGTGCTGAGCTGATGACAGCAAAAGAATTTATGAAGAAGATGATTGTGTAA
- the lysF gene encoding homoaconitase, which yields MNQTLIEKIAQKFAVGLNPDNIVHAGDYLSIKPAYVMTHDNTGAVIPKFKSIGATKLFNPRQVVNTLDHNVQDKTEKNLEKYQKIEKFAKSMGVDFYPAGRGIGHQIMCEEGYAWPGTMVVASDSHSNMYGGLGCLGTPIVRTDAAAIWATGRTWWQVPPIAKVELKGKLRTGVTGKDVIIALCGFFNHDEVLNHAIEFVGDGVAHLSVDERLAIANMTTEWGALAGVFPIDETTINWLEKRADYISKRGLEGVFSDSDGNGKQPRMNQERINELKKNILKADNNAFYAKELEIDLSTVEPYVSGPNTVKTMNAVSQLKSKDVKIQKAYLVSCVNSRLDDIKEAASVIKGKKVAEGVKFYIAAASSEVQKEAEKLGYWNSLLEAGAIALPPGCGPCIGLGTGLLEDGEVGISATNRNFKGRMGSPNAQAYLASPAVVASSAVSGKISFDWDDSQTLQLSGSIKINEKKSGAKSSVKIIEGFKPVIEGELIFCHQDNLNTDGIYPGKYTYNDDMTAQQQAEVVMENYDPEFVKIAKAGDVLVGGFNFGTGSSREQAATALKYKGIQLVVAGTFNETYKRNALNNGYLLIECPQLVNDLKSIYGKDKLTVKSGKNVKIDFENSTLTFDNKTYSIDPVGEAAQELIVTGGLEEWVRKNL from the coding sequence ATGAATCAAACACTCATCGAAAAAATAGCGCAAAAATTTGCAGTAGGATTAAACCCTGACAACATTGTTCATGCAGGCGATTACCTTTCAATTAAACCTGCTTACGTGATGACGCACGATAACACCGGCGCCGTTATTCCGAAATTTAAATCGATTGGTGCGACAAAACTATTTAATCCGCGGCAAGTGGTTAACACTCTTGACCACAACGTTCAGGATAAAACTGAAAAAAATTTAGAGAAGTATCAAAAGATTGAAAAGTTTGCGAAATCAATGGGAGTTGATTTTTATCCCGCAGGTCGTGGCATCGGTCATCAGATTATGTGCGAAGAAGGTTACGCGTGGCCCGGAACAATGGTTGTTGCGTCTGATTCGCATTCAAATATGTACGGCGGACTTGGTTGTTTAGGAACTCCGATTGTTCGTACAGATGCAGCAGCTATATGGGCAACTGGAAGAACGTGGTGGCAGGTTCCGCCAATCGCTAAAGTTGAGTTGAAAGGAAAACTAAGAACAGGTGTTACAGGCAAAGATGTTATCATAGCCTTATGCGGCTTCTTCAATCATGATGAAGTTTTAAACCATGCAATTGAATTTGTTGGTGATGGTGTCGCTCACTTATCTGTTGATGAAAGACTTGCAATCGCCAACATGACTACAGAATGGGGTGCGCTTGCAGGTGTCTTCCCTATTGATGAAACAACAATTAACTGGCTTGAAAAACGTGCTGACTATATTTCAAAGCGAGGACTTGAAGGAGTTTTTTCTGATTCAGATGGGAACGGTAAACAACCAAGGATGAATCAGGAAAGAATTAATGAACTCAAAAAAAATATTCTCAAAGCCGATAACAACGCATTCTATGCAAAGGAATTAGAAATTGATTTATCAACTGTTGAGCCTTATGTATCGGGTCCAAATACTGTTAAAACTATGAACGCAGTATCACAATTGAAATCCAAAGATGTAAAAATTCAAAAAGCATATTTAGTTTCATGTGTGAACAGCAGACTCGATGATATTAAAGAAGCAGCATCAGTCATTAAAGGGAAGAAAGTTGCTGAAGGAGTAAAATTCTATATTGCTGCAGCTTCAAGCGAAGTACAGAAAGAAGCTGAAAAACTTGGTTACTGGAATTCATTACTTGAAGCAGGAGCAATTGCCTTACCACCAGGATGTGGACCTTGCATCGGTCTTGGCACCGGATTATTGGAAGATGGTGAAGTGGGAATTTCAGCAACGAATAGAAACTTCAAAGGAAGAATGGGATCACCAAATGCACAGGCATATCTTGCATCACCAGCAGTTGTAGCTTCATCAGCAGTTTCAGGAAAAATTAGTTTTGATTGGGATGATTCACAAACACTGCAGCTTTCCGGTTCAATAAAAATTAATGAAAAAAAATCAGGAGCTAAGTCTTCGGTAAAAATTATTGAAGGATTTAAACCAGTCATTGAAGGTGAATTAATTTTCTGTCATCAGGATAATCTTAACACAGATGGAATTTATCCCGGCAAATACACTTACAATGACGATATGACAGCTCAGCAGCAGGCAGAAGTTGTAATGGAAAATTATGATCCGGAATTTGTAAAGATTGCAAAAGCCGGTGATGTTCTTGTCGGAGGGTTTAACTTCGGCACAGGTTCATCACGAGAACAGGCAGCAACAGCATTGAAGTATAAAGGTATTCAATTAGTAGTTGCAGGAACGTTTAATGAAACTTACAAGCGCAACGCACTTAACAACGGTTATCTTTTAATTGAATGTCCGCAGCTTGTAAATGATTTAAAATCTATTTACGGAAAAGATAAACTGACTGTTAAATCAGGTAAGAATGTTAAAATAGATTTTGAAAATTCTACTTTAACATTTGATAATAAAACTTATTCAATTGATCCAGTTGGTGAAGCAGCGCAGGAATTAATTGTCACCGGTGGACTTGAAGAATGGGTGAGGAAAAATTTATAA
- a CDS encoding GIY-YIG nuclease family protein has protein sequence MKSYYLYILTNKNNTVLYAGMTNSLNRRIWEHKSKLIDGFTKRYNVDKLVYYEIFNNPSDAIKREKQLKAGSRKKKIELINNFNPEWKDLYSWDLIFK, from the coding sequence ATGAAAAGTTATTACTTGTACATATTGACCAATAAAAATAATACTGTCCTCTATGCTGGTATGACTAATAGTCTTAACAGAAGAATTTGGGAACATAAATCAAAATTGATTGATGGATTTACCAAAAGATATAATGTTGACAAACTTGTTTATTATGAAATATTTAATAATCCATCAGATGCGATTAAAAGAGAAAAACAATTGAAAGCAGGTTCGAGAAAAAAGAAAATAGAATTAATAAATAATTTCAATCCAGAATGGAAAGATTTATACAGTTGGGATTTAATCTTTAAATAG
- a CDS encoding HD domain-containing protein: MKDKVLKIWPEINWIENKELRDKVLNCWVYAIENSVLSPEDLEVIPFSLLIKDCKITFMNHKRTAVQLSVDIAKRMKSNFGEEIKIDMDLLIAGAILIDIGKLIEYDKVDGKLVTSKAGHLLRHPFSGVSIADRFGLPYEVQHIIAYHAKEGDLAKRNVEAIIVHHADFVSFDPFKA; this comes from the coding sequence ATGAAAGATAAAGTTTTAAAGATCTGGCCTGAAATAAACTGGATTGAAAATAAAGAACTCAGAGATAAAGTTTTAAACTGCTGGGTTTACGCAATTGAAAATTCTGTTCTTTCACCAGAGGATCTAGAAGTAATTCCATTCTCACTGCTCATCAAGGATTGTAAAATTACTTTTATGAATCATAAACGTACAGCAGTGCAGCTTTCAGTTGATATTGCAAAAAGAATGAAATCAAATTTTGGTGAAGAAATAAAAATAGATATGGATTTATTAATTGCCGGCGCAATCCTTATCGACATCGGTAAGTTGATTGAGTACGATAAAGTTGACGGTAAACTTGTAACAAGTAAAGCCGGACATCTGCTTCGTCACCCGTTCAGTGGCGTTAGCATTGCAGACAGATTTGGATTACCATATGAAGTGCAGCACATCATTGCATATCATGCAAAAGAAGGAGACTTAGCAAAACGAAACGTTGAAGCTATAATTGTACATCATGCAGACTTTGTAAGCTTTGATCCGTTTAAAGCGTGA
- a CDS encoding carbon starvation protein A — translation MNGIELVLIALVLFVVAYKLYGGFLTKRLEVNNNKETPSHTMYDGVDYCPAKAPVLLGHHFASIAGAGPIVGPVIAAGFGWIPVYLWVVLGSIFIGGVHDYASIVASIRHQSKSIGFIIQSYIGISGKKLFLIFAWATLILVIAVFTIIVADTFTHIPSAGTSSILFMFLAVLFGITIYRLKVPLWIATVVGVILLFLSIPAGDLFPLQLSGLTWQLILFAYIFVASTVPVWILLQPRDYLNSFFLYALMLGGLVGVFFASPQISIPAFNTFSLDKVGYLFPALFVTVACGAISGFHSIVGSGTTAKQLNKETDGRIVGYGGMLIEGLLAVLSLVAVASMVNKEFIDILTSKGPVAAFSLGVGRFINSIPVLNISLSTAQTFTALAVSVFALTSLDTATRLARFMFQEFFETQDKNTSLITNRYISTGITVVFGAVLTFSGQTMSIWPVFGSANQLLAALALLALTVWVANLKKGFSFVLIPMIFMFAVTLTALGMLIYTNFIVSNYTLSIISILLFTLAILLGLKAYTILKNRKELIV, via the coding sequence ATGAACGGAATTGAACTCGTTCTAATAGCGTTAGTATTGTTTGTTGTTGCTTACAAGTTGTACGGTGGATTTTTAACCAAACGGCTTGAGGTAAACAATAATAAAGAAACTCCGTCACACACGATGTATGATGGAGTTGATTACTGCCCTGCAAAAGCTCCTGTTCTTCTTGGTCATCACTTTGCTTCTATTGCAGGTGCCGGTCCAATTGTCGGTCCGGTCATCGCTGCGGGTTTTGGATGGATACCTGTTTACTTGTGGGTTGTGCTTGGTTCAATTTTTATTGGCGGTGTACATGATTATGCAAGTATCGTTGCTTCAATTCGTCATCAAAGCAAATCAATCGGATTTATTATTCAGTCTTATATCGGCATCAGCGGAAAAAAACTTTTCCTCATATTTGCCTGGGCAACTTTGATTCTTGTTATTGCTGTTTTTACCATCATCGTTGCTGATACATTCACACACATTCCAAGTGCAGGAACATCATCAATACTTTTTATGTTCCTCGCAGTTTTATTCGGTATTACAATTTACAGGTTAAAAGTCCCGCTATGGATTGCGACGGTTGTTGGTGTAATTCTATTGTTCTTATCAATACCCGCAGGAGATTTATTTCCTTTACAGCTTTCCGGTTTAACCTGGCAATTAATTTTATTCGCTTACATTTTCGTTGCATCGACTGTACCTGTTTGGATATTGCTTCAGCCAAGGGATTATCTGAATTCTTTTTTCCTTTATGCATTAATGTTAGGCGGATTGGTCGGAGTTTTTTTCGCTTCACCACAAATTTCAATTCCTGCATTTAATACTTTTTCATTAGATAAAGTCGGGTATCTCTTCCCCGCACTGTTTGTTACTGTTGCGTGTGGTGCCATAAGTGGCTTTCACTCGATTGTAGGAAGTGGAACAACGGCAAAACAACTTAACAAAGAAACAGATGGAAGAATCGTAGGCTACGGCGGAATGTTGATTGAAGGATTGCTTGCAGTATTATCACTTGTTGCCGTTGCTTCGATGGTCAATAAAGAGTTCATAGATATTCTTACATCAAAAGGACCTGTTGCCGCATTTTCATTAGGAGTAGGAAGATTTATTAATTCAATTCCTGTCTTGAATATTTCACTATCAACTGCTCAAACTTTTACTGCACTTGCAGTATCAGTATTTGCATTAACATCGCTTGATACTGCAACTAGGTTAGCGCGATTTATGTTCCAGGAATTTTTTGAAACGCAGGATAAGAATACTTCATTGATTACTAACAGATATATCTCAACCGGAATAACTGTTGTATTTGGCGCGGTATTAACATTTAGTGGACAAACAATGTCAATCTGGCCTGTGTTCGGAAGTGCAAATCAATTACTTGCTGCATTGGCTTTGCTTGCTCTGACTGTTTGGGTTGCAAATCTTAAGAAGGGATTTTCATTCGTACTTATACCGATGATATTTATGTTCGCTGTTACTTTAACAGCACTTGGTATGCTGATCTATACAAATTTTATAGTCTCAAATTATACGTTATCAATTATTTCCATTTTGCTTTTCACACTTGCAATTTTATTAGGGTTAAAAGCATATACTATTCTGAAAAATCGAAAAGAATTAATTGTTTAG
- a CDS encoding isocitrate/isopropylmalate dehydrogenase family protein, which produces MKRTIVSMPGDGIGKTVLPESIRVLEAAGFEADYIHGDIGWDFWCSEGNALPQRTIDLLKEHKLGLFGAITSKPKDAAEKELDPSLKGKGFTYFSPIVSMRQIFNLDICIRPCISFKGNPLNFIRKDGKGGYDEPLVNSVIFRQNTEGLYAGIEWTNPPANVRAAFESHSKWKAFKDVPNEELAISTRIITKHAATRIIRAAFDYAKKYGYKNVTVCEKPNVLRETSGMMLKIGKEIAKEFPGISLWDTNIDAQMMWLTKNPEDYGVVVAENMFGDIISDGFAGLIGGLGFACSANIGDEVAVFEPTHGSAPKYQELDPSIVNPIAMIMSACMMLDHIGETAKADKIRKAIATVVEEGKVKTYDMMKLRGGPDVFSKGACTTQQMTDEIIKNL; this is translated from the coding sequence ATGAAAAGAACCATCGTTTCAATGCCGGGCGACGGCATTGGTAAAACAGTACTCCCCGAATCAATAAGAGTTTTAGAAGCAGCAGGATTTGAAGCCGATTATATCCACGGCGATATTGGCTGGGATTTCTGGTGCAGCGAAGGTAATGCTTTACCTCAAAGAACAATCGATTTATTAAAAGAGCACAAGCTTGGTTTGTTCGGTGCGATCACATCAAAACCCAAAGACGCCGCCGAAAAGGAACTTGATCCATCACTTAAAGGAAAGGGTTTCACTTACTTTTCACCAATTGTTTCAATGAGACAGATATTCAATCTTGATATATGTATTCGTCCGTGTATTTCGTTCAAAGGTAATCCGCTTAATTTTATTCGTAAAGATGGAAAAGGCGGTTATGATGAACCATTGGTTAATTCAGTGATTTTCAGACAGAATACGGAAGGACTTTATGCAGGTATTGAATGGACAAATCCGCCGGCAAATGTTCGTGCGGCTTTTGAATCGCATTCCAAATGGAAAGCGTTTAAAGATGTTCCAAATGAAGAGCTTGCAATATCAACAAGAATCATTACCAAACACGCAGCCACAAGGATAATCAGAGCAGCATTCGACTATGCAAAAAAATATGGTTATAAAAATGTAACCGTTTGTGAAAAGCCAAATGTACTTAGAGAAACATCAGGAATGATGCTGAAGATTGGAAAGGAAATAGCAAAAGAATTTCCGGGCATTTCTCTCTGGGATACAAATATCGACGCACAAATGATGTGGCTTACAAAAAATCCGGAAGACTACGGAGTTGTAGTTGCTGAGAATATGTTTGGTGATATTATCTCGGACGGATTCGCAGGGTTGATCGGTGGTTTAGGGTTTGCATGCAGCGCAAACATAGGTGATGAAGTAGCTGTGTTTGAACCAACACACGGAAGCGCACCGAAATACCAGGAACTGGATCCTTCAATTGTCAATCCGATCGCTATGATAATGAGTGCATGCATGATGCTGGATCATATCGGCGAAACTGCTAAAGCAGATAAAATTAGAAAAGCTATTGCTACGGTTGTTGAAGAAGGAAAAGTTAAAACATATGATATGATGAAACTTCGCGGTGGTCCGGATGTTTTCAGTAAAGGCGCTTGCACAACACAGCAAATGACAGATGAAATAATCAAAAACCTCTAA